A portion of the Limosilactobacillus reuteri genome contains these proteins:
- a CDS encoding exonuclease SbcC, translated as MASVETNSDSLDVTQVINQQIITKIKYLRRFNDAISNHRDREIYQLLDNQRYAKEIEHREQQPNDKGVMNLVDDLVDQLSNYLSENLIKYLGKTYPFFYYEEYQTGHYRIYFGNWWDRRRFGELDVMNVRFSFDQTEYDKLRTAFELARDNKRYNSDRISKISSENDRLQDLIDHQREREERKEALQEQLKEISSRSGIWESSRNKESRQELVEQLQKLEDQEEESRNAAQTIKDNERVVLSLSKENTILSYEQKSIIDTFGSFEDFELANRNLYANYLASLNGSEGKQVDDDEQ; from the coding sequence ATGGCGAGTGTAGAAACTAATAGTGATTCACTTGATGTTACTCAAGTCATCAATCAACAAATTATTACAAAGATAAAGTATTTGCGACGCTTTAATGATGCAATCTCAAACCATCGTGATCGGGAAATCTACCAATTACTAGATAACCAACGCTATGCTAAGGAGATTGAGCATCGGGAACAACAACCAAATGATAAGGGCGTAATGAACCTAGTCGATGATTTGGTTGATCAATTAAGTAATTACCTTAGTGAAAACTTAATTAAATATTTGGGTAAAACTTATCCCTTCTTTTATTATGAAGAATATCAAACTGGTCACTACCGGATTTATTTTGGTAACTGGTGGGATCGGCGTCGATTTGGTGAATTAGACGTTATGAATGTTCGTTTTTCTTTTGACCAAACAGAATATGATAAATTACGGACGGCTTTTGAATTAGCACGTGACAATAAACGTTACAATAGTGACCGGATTAGTAAAATTTCTAGTGAAAATGACCGTCTCCAAGATTTGATTGATCATCAACGAGAACGTGAGGAACGTAAAGAAGCTCTTCAAGAACAATTAAAAGAAATTAGTTCACGGTCTGGCATTTGGGAATCAAGTCGTAACAAAGAGAGTCGCCAGGAACTGGTTGAGCAGCTGCAAAAGTTAGAGGACCAAGAAGAAGAATCTCGTAATGCAGCCCAAACTATTAAGGATAATGAACGCGTTGTCCTATCCTTATCAAAAGAAAATACGATTTTAAGTTATGAACAAAAGAGCATTATCGATACTTTTGGCAGCTTTGAAGATTTCGAATTAGCTAATCGCAATTTATATGCTAATTATTTAGCCAGTTTAAATGGATCAGAAGGAAAGCAGGTGGACGACGATGAGCAATAA